A region from the Lolium perenne isolate Kyuss_39 chromosome 4, Kyuss_2.0, whole genome shotgun sequence genome encodes:
- the LOC127292570 gene encoding F-box protein At5g07610-like encodes MQLGGGEEGCKDPRNPPATGHQVRGRAAPSPSHSSPPFPSTEPSSSEEHEDEQPQQPAASLPEDALVEILSRVPYRSLRRFSCVSKPWLALCSDPKIRRRCPQTLSGFFYSGLRDIKFHNLLAGGAPPMLDPSMPFLRESYMLVILVQCCNSLLLCQCLKWTPGGGCSINYVVCNPATEKWDVIPPIALPGREERPLDYVEMTIVYLGFDAAVPSRFVLFVPHSGHCDETTEVAIYSSQTGRWTSVQNEWGDQAILHPSRECVFVNGTMHITTLYSSVATVDAGKKLEKNPMRPGLIPSMIDPP; translated from the exons ATGCAACTAGGAGGAGGGGAAGAAGGCTGCAAGGATCCGCGCAACCCGCCGGCGACCGGCCACCAAGTCCGCGGCAGGGCCGCTCCATCTCCATCCCATTCGTCGCCGCCGTTCCCCTCCACCGAGCCATCGTCGTCCGAG GAACATGAGGACGAGCAACCGCAGCAGCCCGCGGCGAGCCTGCCGGAGGACGCCCTGGTCGAGATCCTGTCCCGGGTGCCCTACAGGTCGCTCCGCCGCTTCAGTTGCGTGTCCAAGCCGTGGCTTGCCCTCTGCTCCGATCCCAAGATCCGCAGGAGGTGCCCGCAGACCCTCTCCGGCTTCTTCTACTCTGGCCTCCGTGACATCAAGTTCCACAATTTGCTCGCGGGAGGTGCTCCCCCTATGCTCGATCCCTCCATGCCTTTCCTGCGCGAGAGCTACATGCTCGTCATACTCGTACAATGCTGCAACAGCCTTCTCCTCTGCCAGTGCTTGAAATGGACTCCAGGGGGAGGATGCAGCATCAATTACGTCGTCTGCAACCCCGCCACAGAGAAGTGGGATGTAATACCTCCTATAGCATTGCCGGGCCGAGAGGAACGCCCACTTGATTATGTGGAGATGACCATTGTCTATTTAGGTTTTGACGCGGCCGTTCCGTCCCGCTTTGTGCTGTTTGTGCCCCATAGCGGCCATTGCGACGAAACTACAGAGGTTGCCATCTACTCATCGCAAACTGGAAGATGGACTTCCGTGCAGAATGAGTGGGGCGACCAAGCTATTCTGCATCCGAGTCGGGAATGCGTCTTCGTGAATGGGACTATGCATATCACTACCCTTTATTCCTCAGTAGCCACAGTCGACGCCGGAAAAAAATTGGAAAAAAATCCTATGAGACCGGGTCTAATACCCAGCATGATAGACCCACCCTGA
- the LOC127346794 gene encoding F-box protein At5g49610-like: MEILSQVPYKSLCRFKCVSKPWLVFCSDPDICKRCPQTLSGFFYNYGGRVSFHNLSGRGPPMVDPSLPFLRGSYDRFEVKQCCGGLLLCECWESRHEEDKHDFVVCNPITGKWTVLPPILWQNKMDGDPVRFEPIEIFLGFNAAVPSCFTVFVPLTYYYEEEFTEMAIYSSKTRRWITVESNPITQLVGNSECVFLNGTMHLATKDGSIVSVDAKGEEWCEIDMPNEMEGSRRSKVSIGQSQGQLHVWQIYNDDDDAGEDDYDNDDYGDGDGHLYVWVLKDYDSKKWRLKCNVRVSELFKRECGEDDFSYTAFAIHPESNCIFLTDKDETTLSYDMDNLKVKVVRNFQEFQDALPYTPCFAEWS; this comes from the coding sequence ATGGAGATCCTGTCGCAGGTGCCCTACAAGTCTCTCTGCCGCTTCAAGTGTGTGTCCAAGCCGTGGCTCGTCTTCTGCTCTGACCCCGACATCTGCAAGAGGTGCCCGCAGACCCTATCCGGCTTCTTCTACAACTACGGTGGACGCGTCAGCTTCCATAATTTGTCCGGCAGAGGGCCCCCTATGGTCGACCCTTCTCTCCCTTTCTTGCGCGGGAGCTATGACCGGTTTGAGGTCAAGCAATGCTGCGGCGGCCTCCTCCTCTGCGAATGCTGGGAATCACGTCATGAGGAAGACAAACATGATTTTGTCGTGTGCAATCCTATAACTGGGAAGTGGACCGTGTTGCCACCTATACTGTGGCAGAACAAAATGGATGGTGATCCTGTGCGTTTCGAACCGATAGAGATCTTCCTAGGGTTCaacgcggcagttccatcttgctTCACGGTGTTTGTGCCCCTGACCTACTACTATGAGGAGGAGTTCACAGAAATGGCGATCTACTCGTCGAAAACCCGCCGCTGGATCACGGTGGAGAGCAACCCAATTACTCAGCTGGTTGGTAATTCAGAGTGTGTCTTCCTGAATGGCACTATGCATTTGGCTACCAAGGATGGTTCCATAGTGAGCGTCGATGCCAAGGGGGAGGAATGGTGCGAAATCGATATGCCAAACGAAATGGAAGGCAGCAGAAGAAGTAAGGTTTCTATTGGGCAGTCTCAGGGACAGTTGCATGTGTGGCAGAtatataatgatgatgatgatgctggTGAAGATGATTATGataatgatgattatggtgatggtgatggccaCCTCTATGTTTGGGTTCTAAAGGATTATGATAGTAAAAAGTGGAGGCTGAAGTGTAATGTTCGTGTTTCGGAACTATTCAAGAGGGAATGTGGCGAAGATGATTTCTCCTATACAGCGTTTGCAATTCATCCTGAATCTAACTGTATATTCCTTACCGACAAGGATGAAACAACATTGTCGTATGATATGGATAATCTGAAAGTGAAGGTCGTGCGCAATTTTCAAGAGTTCCAGGATGCTCTACCTTATACTCCTTGTTTTGCAGAATGGTCTTAA